The genomic region acataaaaatgtaCATTGAGGTAGACATTGGTTGTATTGTCAATACAATTTGGCATGAGGAATACACCTAATGATGATTCCAAACTGTTTAAAGTGTGAGATTATCTCTTTTATAATAGTACTGATATGTCCTAGACATGTAGCTTGGGAGATTCTCTTACTATAGTACTTTGATATGTGTTGTCAATGAGCTTAAGCTCAAATGAAATTTTATCAAGAACTGGATGGAGGATTGTGTCTTGGGTTTGAACTTATTAGCTGCTTGTGTTACTTATCAATAATTAGTGAAAAAAAGTGTTATCTGTTGGTGTAAAAAAAGGCATAATGTTTGGGTGTgtcttaatattttaatattattctcTAAAGAAACtcttgtaataataataatttggtaTGAGTAGTTTCACCACATAATACACCTcatcccacacacacacacacacaggtaTAAAATTGACTCGGACCATAGTGATGAGAAAATCTTTTGCATAATTATATATTgtcttattttgtttattattctACAGGTGCTTATATGTTCCAGAAATGGAAGTATTTATTCACTTGAACTGGTAAGTTCCAGCAATTATCCTGTCCAAAAATGTGttcatgataatttttttttattggttatcTACACAACCTCCCAGTGGTCTGTCTTGAACATCTCATTATTTTGGAGAAGTGTCATTTGAGAGCTCGAtggcacaaaaatttgaagataaaTAGTTTTGGTCTTCTGTAATTTCTGATTACAGAGAATCTCACCTCATGCTTGAACCAAGAGCTTGATCTCTCTTTACAGGTTGCTTGATTACTGGATAGTCTGatagttctttttctttacagTGATTTCATTATAATCTATTGTCTTGAATCCCACTTGTAGTAGATGTCTGCCTAGAAAGCAAGCAAGCATTCTTGTACATCTAATTGGTTTCCCTAATAGATAATGTCAgatttagaaattaaaattagatgTTTTGCTCTTTCTAAGTTGAAAGTTCATTAATTGATGCCTCCCAAAACCTTTCCAACCATGACTAGTGACCTTGATGTTTGTTCCCACATTCATGAGTATTAGTGCAAAGGCTTTAAGGATTTTATACTCTTCAATTGTTtcgattttaagaaaaatcTTCACATCCCATTTTACCCAATAAATCAGTTCATTTGGACATCTTTCACAAGTTGGACCCATGTCTTCACATCCTGTTTTACCAAATAAAAACGTTTTCTGttttaaaaaagtggaaaaGGTTTGTCTTTTCCAGCTTGTTTTCCAttgacttgtttttttttgtcataCCAAATACCAAAAGATAGTGTTTTCTGCCAAAACAAATGGAGCGTTTAAGACACCAGCTCTTTGTAGGTGGACACCAGATGGTTGGAGTAAGAATCTATTGCTCCACTAAATAAGATATTTAAATAATAGACACTTGTGGCATAAatctcaatttcattttttaagatGTACAACCATATGTCAAACTACTCATTTAATTGACCTCAATTGTTGGTTATTGCTGCTGGAATTCATTCCAGGAAAAGGGAGAACTACTGTGGGAATACAATATTGGAGATCCAATTACTGCATCTGCTTATGTTGATGAGCACTTACGGTTGATATCTGATCCTTCCTGTTCATCTGACAGGTAGAGAAAATGCACATGTCAAAGAAAATCTGAACATACAATGGTCATTTATacatttttccttaatttttccAGGTTAATTTGTGTCTGTTCCAGTTCTGGAAGTGTATGTTTGCTTCGAGTTAACTTGGAGATCAACAGAGAGATGAGTCAACTAGGAATAGATGTGCAGGAATTCGCTAGGTTGGACCTCCAGGGGGACATATTCTCTTCGCCTGTAATGATTGGTGGCAGAATTTTTGCTGGTTGCAGGGATGATTATGTGCACTGCATTGTTGTTGAAATTCAAAGTCTATTGCAATCATAGAGCTTATTTGTGTGGCTTTCACTATCCAAACCATCGTCATATTCATCATTAAGCCATAAGAATCTAGCTTGACCCATGCCATGAAATCTTTTTGTCAACTTAATTCAGGTTTTAGCTTTGCAAGGTCTCTAAGGGGACGTAACATAAAGAATCTAGGTTGACCCccacttggtttttttttttttaattaattttttttagaaacgaATTATATATTAGAGAAGGGAGGCAAAATCGAGAGGAAGTATCCCATCTGCTTCACAAGTACCCAAAACGGTGGGAACTAGAAGAGATGGGGATGGTTACATGAGGAGGCCTAACTAGCGAGCAAAGTGTGCTGCAGAGTTGAGTTTGatagtactatatatatatatatatatatatatatatatatatatatatatatatatatatatatatatatgtgtgctGATTACTGCATCCCTCCCTTGAAATTAAAGTTGAAACCCATAGTCACTGTCCAAACCAAAGGATAGAGTGACACAATTAGGTATTCTAGTCAACAAGATTCCAATCCTATATTAGGCTTATAGTAGTTGAAACTTAAAAAGGTAATAGGTGTCCTAAAAATACTGTAACGGCAGACCAGCCCAAAGATGGCATGCAAAATTAACTCCAAAAATCAACTTTGGAAAATTTCCAGATTTAATCTCCAATATTTCAGGCTACTATACCCCAAGTTTGGCGTCAAAATTCTACTACTAAGTCAATTATAAAGAGTTTAATCTAGTGATGTCAGATTGTATTTTGCAGCGAACAGCCCTTTGTTTGGTTACCCTTTGACACctcaaatgacaaaaaaaacttGCGAGATTTCACAAATATTCAGACCATCTGAGTGAGTAGTTAACTTAGGACCTTAAAATTCTGTCTCAAATTTCAGCCTAAATTTTAAACCTGTCTTCTTTCTTCAAAAGTTTGTCTATTTATAGAAGTAGAGAACCATTGGATGTCTTGAAAAGTAACTTTAGTTGCGAAAAATTAACCCTAGTTAATCTATCGGTGGAGGATACTAGTAAAtgaatagtttaaacttttcaCTAATAGTGACATTTTGCAGgctttgctttcttctttcttctttcttctttcttctttcttcttatgtCTTCTTGCAATTATAATGTTTTGTcgttcctttctttctttttgtatcTTAACCATTATAAATAAACTTTTCAATGATAATGtgtatatttgaaaaagtaaaggaCCACCCAATTGATGTCATTGGTTTGATTGTCAATCGTAGCACTGGAGGAGACGGGCCATGGTCCccctaatttttgaaaaatccctCTCCCTCTAActgtttttaataataaaaaaatgaatttagaTATAAAATGAAGTATTGccttagatttttattttatatttacatgTATAGAAATGAAAAATGCTTCAACTTTGTTTCCCTTATTACTCTTGTAACAAATATAGCTCATTAAATCAAAGtgtatttatgatttttcttaaaaatatagaattttatataaatgatCAATACAATGTTTTCTTTAAAGCATAAATAagatatatgtttataaataagatatatgtttataaagataaataagtaaatctttttaatagtttaaaaaccgactagataatttttttttttttttattttaagttatgtAAAGATtacctttaatttatttatttttgagaatcatgtAAAAACTAATCTAGggtaaatatttttcttatatataagaaaataatatatgttaAATCATGTTACAAATATACTTTATgtatatctactatttatatgatcaatcatttattttttagatttaaacaTTTTTGACTCGATCACTAAATCTTTTTAATAAATGGTCGATAATTGAACTAGCATAGCATTAGTTTTGATACATTTATTTGAAATCTCTTTAAAATTAAATCGTCTTAAAAAAGGGCTGATAATTGTGTGGGTCTTTTTTTTGCAAGTATTGGGCTGGGCCGCCTGCTGTTACACTAGGTCCAAAGTTTTCTGGATCGAGGAATTGGGACCGGTTCAAGAGCAAACTAtcttggtccggcttgtgcacaaacaatACCCTTGTTGGTCAGGTCTTGATCGTACGCTTACGGTAGGTAGAACTATCATGTTAACTACAACAGacagatataataaagataataataagaATTTAGGCAAAGTAGTTAGTGGGCCTTAATGATGGGTGCCCGTCTTACACGatattaacaaaataatgaGTATTAGATGGAGAATAAGGAGCATgttaaagaaaacaaatgtcTGCCGGCCGCGTTAAGTCGTTCTACGGAGTTTGTGTCAAGAAGGGAAACCACTCATTCAACGCGACTAATCTCTCTGAGGAggaaattagctgctttgaaggAACGGACTTAAGTGACTTGGGTTGGATGCAGTTTCTTCCTTTCGTTACCAGAGAGCATAGGTTGGTAGGGGAGAGGAAGATTAACCCATACGGTGCATGCCAGTCACTTTATTCCCTCTGCTTCTCTcttacttcttttcttttccatttttcttttgtttttctttcttgttttgacTCTCTTTTTCCTCTCGCTTTCTCTCGTTCCCTTGTTCTTTGTGATTTTAGCGACTATCTTACAAAGGTTATTTTTTCCGTTCCTTTTCCCCTCTTTTCCTTTTAGCCGTGCACAGTAGGGCTCCATATATAGGGCCAACCGTGCTTAgctttttaccattttagcccttaaccgtttttgtctGGCATAGGTTCATTTGTTGACCGTCACTGACTGGTCAGTCACCCAGCCAGTGCCTCTCCGCCTCAAACagaaatgacttttttttttttttgtcttgctTGCTGCTTGTGGCATTCTTACTTGCCACGGTGTGAAtactctccttccctctacCTCTCTCGCCATGCACCTGGTGGTTCTCACCCAACTTTACCTTTTTTGGGTTGTATGTCATCCTAGCAGGACAGTACTTCCAAAAGGGCTTGAGTAGGAAACATGAAAATGGGTTCTTCCCCCTCCCCACCGCTGGACCATACCCCCTTTCCCTCTGATCCATGACCTCACCagttcctgtattggctgggtacaggctggtaGTGCCTAGGCCTTGAGCGTGTTTTGCCTTCATGCTTGTTCAAAAAACTTCGCTTGTTGCTTATCTGTTTGTAGTGGTCTGAACGTCAAACTGCCCAGTCTGCTGTtcatttttggcttcttttggcatGGGCTATTTCGCCTGACTCCCCATTTATGGCCTGCATCTTCTAAGAGCTGGGCCTTTCCTGGTTGTGGGTCGTTCCATGTCTTTATTCCCAGCTCTTATTACTTGCTTCCTGCTACACAATTCTGTTGTACCTGCTGTGGGGTCTACTTGACCCAAGCTTGCTGGGTCACCTTAGACATTTTCTGTTTATTCTTCCTCCGAAGACACAATGATCTTACTGGGCCTTTTGCTACTCGCGGGCTCCCTTGTCCCACCTACTTTCGTTTGGGCGTCCTTGGCACACTTATTCTTTTGGGCGTCCTGggtcttttttcaattttatgtttcccatgggcttttactaacttcttggACTTCCTCGGCCCAAGTACTTCTCACCTTTCTTTTGGGGCTCATGGGTTTTCCAcagccccttactttctttacttgcactACTTTGGGCCTGTTGTAGCAGCTATGACCCATTCTTACTTTTCCACATCCATATAGCCCATGGGTTTGTTGTTACTTTCTTTCGGGCCTTTTTAAACCCACTATCTGTTATTTCTGCCACTTAGCTTAATGGCACTCCATACTACTTTCTTTTGCCCATGACTTTGGGCCTGCTTCTCTGCTGGGCtcgtaaaaaaagaaaaaaaagaaaaagagcaacTACAATAATTAAACTAGCATAATATTGATTTGATACATTTAGTTCAAATCTCTTTAAAATTAGATAatgttgaaataaaatttgattggGCAATAAAAAGTTTACTTGAAATGTGTAAAACTTGGAATGTGTAAAGATATATATTCATGGAgatttatatatcaataattgtATTCATTATTACAGTCTTATATTATTAAACTCAAGCGATATTAAGGCTATATATCTATGAGATTACTTTACTAGAAAACTTAAGAGTGGAAGATGCCGTATGTAGTTTTGGTGTTGACGTGTGAGTGTATTTTCTTATCTCATCTCCTTCTCCTATAtataggtgtgtgtgtgtttttcgcaaatgaaaaaaaaaaaaaaaaaaaaaaaaccttaaagtGGAAGACTATTTAAATACAAGAGttgattgatatatatttattgttctCTTCTCACCTAGTTTTATAATATTATCTCTTATTTCACAACATTgaatatttttagttattttatcttttctttccttccaagtttctaacttaaaaaaaattaaaaaataaataaataaataaataaataaataaaaagaaagaaagaatgagagagaggatCAGAGGAAAGGGAAGGGAAGGTGCCCCAACAAACAAACCCGCTTTCCCCGCTCTTATTTCGTGTGTGTTTAGAATATGTCCACCACTGAATTCAACACATTCCCATCCACCACTTTGGTGGATCCGGAAGGAAAAACAGCTCTAACCTAAGACCAACAAAACTCTCACacggagagagaagagagagaagaaaattaaaaaaaaaaagtgagtttcaTATCCTTgtcatcttcatcttccatCTTCACTGTCAATGGAGGCTAGGAAAGAAGATCTTAGAATATACATAATCtcgtttcttttcttctcctgCATAGTTTGTGGAGGTGTCTTCCTCTCCATCTACCTTTTTCTCCCACAATCACAATCCTCATCTTGGTATCCAATCGTAGGACTAATTCTTGTTGGGGTCCCATGGCTCTTTTGGTTCTTGGCATATTTATATCGATGCATCAGACCCCGCCATGATGAATCCGAAATCAACCAGGGCGGTTGCAATAATGGCGGACCATGCCCACCTGCCGTCTCTGCCACGAGCGATGAGTCCCCGTTAGACTCTcccggtggtggtggtggcggggAACGCCGTGTGCATTTCGGGGCGGTTATTGTGTTGGGAAAAGAGGCAGATCAGGGTGTTGGACAAGGAGGACATGACATTGTTGTGACAGAGACTAATGTCAGTCAATGTAACCCCGCAATGGATGAACATGAACGTCATCATGATAACAAGGGTTTGGTTGGATTTAGGGAGAGCGAAATGCCATTGTCTTTGAAAGTTTCCTCTTGATAATAATGAATCAGGTACGTCAAAAAGTGCAAGTTATTGATATGTGTTCGCCATGGCAGTAGGGTTCTGTGTTTTTTTTACAATCAAAGTCATGGACAAGAAAAAAACATGCTATAGAGAAATATTGGGCTACATCCATGgatgcaaaaaaaaaggaaaaaaaaatattgcagtgaaaatgaccaaaatgccaaggggaaattttatttattgaaagatAATTATGTGGGGGATGATTGGTTGGAGAATGTATTCTCCTATTACAGTGCCAATGGTGTTAGACATAATTCATTCCATGAAAAAGTTGATTCATGTAATTTATGAAGCAATGGAAGAGAGAT from Castanea sativa cultivar Marrone di Chiusa Pesio chromosome 11, ASM4071231v1 harbors:
- the LOC142616392 gene encoding uncharacterized protein LOC142616392, producing MEARKEDLRIYIISFLFFSCIVCGGVFLSIYLFLPQSQSSSWYPIVGLILVGVPWLFWFLAYLYRCIRPRHDESEINQGGCNNGGPCPPAVSATSDESPLDSPGGGGGGERRVHFGAVIVLGKEADQGVGQGGHDIVVTETNVSQCNPAMDEHERHHDNKGLVGFRESEMPLSLKVSS